The Trypanosoma brucei brucei TREU927 chromosome 9, whole genome shotgun sequence genome includes a window with the following:
- a CDS encoding hypothetical protein, unlikely (GPI-Anchor Signal predicted for Tb09.160.1510 by DGPI v2.04, no cleavage site predicted), which yields MEVCAVMCCCVSCFPIVTLSFSATVFLRNVFKYLPLYRNIFVFNVFIIFVKCFCLHEATTVTLLK from the coding sequence ATGGAGGTGTGTGCAGTGATGTGCTGTTGTGTGTCATGTTTCCCTATTGTCACATTGTCTTTTTCTGCTACTGTATTTCTTCGCAATGTCTTTAAGTACCTTCCTTTGTACCgtaatatttttgtatttaatGTTTTTATAATCTTTGTGAAATGTTTCTGTTTGCATGAAGCAACTACAGTTACTCTCTTGAAATAA